A region of Bacillus cabrialesii DNA encodes the following proteins:
- a CDS encoding Ger(x)C family spore germination protein encodes MKKTIYKCVAPLLFCMLLAGCWDRTEINDIAFVVSSAIDKKKDQYRVALQIPLVGQLGGQTGGGGGTAGSKTWYVDSASGTTIKEANNKLQTSLSRTINTSHRRTVVIGEEMAREGVAPVFDILTRNPQNRLTALILVSRGEARDILNTDVQLEQFPAEMIRELAIMATNRPVFLSRFMSDLLEKGSDAYAPVITASKTKPGGKGKSNLKIDGLAIFKSDKLVDIFKDEHMTAALILLNQARQPEFILDLPNQMGKASIQLQKSNASFHAAEKNGKLSVTIEIRAKGIIMENQSTYETRENDQFYIIQKALNRAIKEDVISTVHRLQKRKADPAGFQDRMIRSMAITKNMRSKKWDDVYKDMEIHVLPIVTIEQGGVLYKTISH; translated from the coding sequence ATGAAGAAAACAATATATAAGTGTGTTGCGCCGCTTCTTTTTTGTATGCTTCTGGCGGGGTGCTGGGACCGGACAGAAATCAACGATATCGCATTTGTTGTCAGCTCAGCCATTGATAAGAAAAAAGATCAGTATCGGGTGGCCCTGCAGATTCCCTTGGTTGGCCAATTAGGCGGACAAACAGGGGGAGGAGGAGGAACTGCCGGTTCAAAAACATGGTACGTTGATTCAGCTTCCGGCACCACGATCAAGGAAGCGAACAACAAGCTGCAAACCTCCTTGTCCCGGACGATCAATACATCCCACAGGCGTACGGTCGTTATTGGAGAAGAGATGGCGAGAGAAGGCGTCGCCCCAGTCTTTGATATTTTAACGCGAAATCCGCAAAACAGATTAACGGCGCTCATTTTAGTCAGCCGGGGAGAAGCGCGGGACATTTTAAACACCGATGTGCAGCTTGAACAGTTTCCTGCGGAGATGATTCGGGAGCTGGCCATTATGGCGACGAACCGCCCCGTTTTTTTAAGCAGATTCATGTCCGACCTATTAGAAAAAGGCAGCGATGCGTATGCGCCAGTCATCACCGCATCTAAAACAAAGCCCGGCGGGAAAGGGAAATCAAATCTAAAAATTGACGGACTTGCCATCTTTAAAAGTGACAAATTAGTGGATATTTTCAAAGATGAACACATGACAGCGGCTCTGATTTTGCTGAATCAAGCCCGTCAGCCGGAGTTCATATTAGACCTGCCGAATCAAATGGGGAAAGCGTCCATTCAGCTTCAAAAGTCCAACGCATCCTTTCATGCGGCTGAAAAAAACGGAAAGCTGTCGGTGACAATCGAGATCAGAGCCAAAGGAATTATTATGGAAAACCAATCCACCTATGAGACAAGAGAAAATGACCAATTTTACATCATACAAAAAGCTTTAAACAGGGCTATAAAGGAAGACGTGATCAGCACCGTTCACCGGCTGCAAAAGCGAAAAGCGGACCCGGCCGGCTTTCAAGACCGAATGATAAGAAGCATGGCCATTACGAAGAATATGCGGAGCAAGAAATGGGATGATGTCTACAAGGATATGGAGATTCATGTCCTTCCCATTGTGACGATTGAGCAAGGCGGCGTCTTGTATAAAACGATCAGCCATTAA
- a CDS encoding spore germination protein has product MNKRDKALQLIKELEDNQDRPISSDLKENLENLTLLTEGCSDIVFRQFDFGNRLCGFIVYIEGIVKSEHIQDHALRPFLKHLTDQIDEHEEALQNTLSISSVASETSVSKVAESIIEGNAVLFAEGHSKCLILKIKGGQRRSIEEPITESTIRGSREGFTESLRVNTALVRFRVKTLQLKMISFKIGTKTKTDIVLSYIDGLADPKVIDKVKKRIKNIKIDSVLESGYIEEFIEDDTYSPFPQLQYTERPDTVAAQLLEGRFAIFTDNTPFVLTGPITFWQLMQASEDYYERYLMSNLIRWLRYMFLFVALYLPAIYVAVITYHQDLMPTNLMFSVASAREPIPFPAIVEALIMEISFEALREAGVRLPKTIGQTVSILGALVIGTAAVEAGIVSAPMVIIVSLTGIASFTIPRFNLAISIRMLRFPLMILASIFGIFGIMLGTIILVLHLCKLQSFGIPYLSGISPFKRDEVKDILVRAPWWTMIRRPGTYSRGNGQKGAKREDPQDEENNI; this is encoded by the coding sequence ATGAATAAACGCGACAAAGCGCTTCAGCTCATCAAAGAGCTTGAAGACAATCAGGACAGACCGATCTCTTCCGATTTGAAGGAAAACCTCGAAAATCTGACTTTATTAACAGAAGGCTGCTCAGACATCGTATTTAGACAATTTGACTTCGGAAACAGGCTGTGCGGATTTATTGTTTATATCGAAGGAATTGTAAAATCTGAACATATTCAGGATCACGCCCTCCGTCCTTTCTTGAAGCACCTGACAGATCAGATAGATGAACATGAGGAAGCGCTGCAAAATACACTATCGATTTCAAGCGTTGCATCAGAAACAAGTGTAAGCAAAGTGGCTGAATCTATCATTGAGGGAAACGCGGTTTTATTTGCCGAGGGGCATTCAAAATGCCTGATCTTAAAAATAAAAGGCGGCCAAAGAAGAAGCATTGAAGAACCGATCACAGAATCGACCATCAGAGGATCGAGAGAGGGCTTTACTGAAAGCCTCAGGGTCAATACCGCTCTTGTGCGCTTTCGCGTCAAAACGCTTCAGCTTAAAATGATCTCTTTTAAAATCGGCACGAAAACCAAAACCGATATTGTCTTGTCCTATATTGACGGTCTTGCCGACCCAAAAGTGATTGACAAAGTGAAAAAAAGAATCAAAAACATCAAGATTGATTCGGTGTTAGAAAGCGGATATATTGAGGAGTTTATCGAAGACGACACCTACTCGCCCTTCCCCCAGCTGCAATATACGGAAAGGCCGGATACTGTCGCCGCCCAGCTTCTCGAAGGCCGATTCGCCATTTTCACAGATAATACGCCTTTTGTCTTAACAGGGCCGATTACGTTTTGGCAGCTGATGCAGGCCAGTGAAGATTACTATGAGCGCTATTTGATGTCTAACTTGATCCGCTGGCTTCGCTATATGTTTTTATTCGTTGCTCTTTATTTGCCGGCTATTTATGTCGCCGTTATTACATACCATCAGGACTTAATGCCGACAAACTTAATGTTCAGCGTAGCATCTGCCCGTGAACCGATTCCTTTCCCTGCCATCGTGGAAGCATTGATTATGGAAATTTCCTTTGAGGCTCTCCGTGAAGCGGGAGTGCGCCTGCCGAAAACCATCGGCCAGACCGTCAGCATTCTCGGCGCCCTTGTCATCGGGACGGCCGCCGTTGAAGCGGGAATCGTGTCTGCCCCTATGGTGATCATCGTATCGTTAACTGGGATCGCGTCATTTACCATTCCGCGCTTTAATTTAGCCATCTCTATCAGGATGCTTCGTTTTCCGCTTATGATTCTGGCAAGCATTTTCGGGATATTCGGCATTATGCTCGGCACCATTATTTTAGTGCTTCATTTATGCAAGCTGCAATCTTTCGGCATTCCTTATTTATCAGGGATATCTCCGTTTAAACGTGATGAAGTAAAAGATATTTTAGTCCGGGCGCCTTGGTGGACGATGATCAGAAGACCGGGCACATATTCGCGCGGCAACGGACAGAAGGGAGCAAAAAGAGAGGACCCTCAAGATGAAGAAAACAATATATAA